Proteins encoded by one window of Candidatus Aramenus sp. CH1:
- a CDS encoding DUF3782 domain-containing protein: MSQEDLLQRILNDPQLLSALADRVYERIREDVVIKKIEELEKVVKAIQDEIAKMREEFEKRFLALEEENKRIWQEIAKMREEFEKRFEEMNKRFEEYDKKFWEIHEETKKIWQEIQATKEENKRIWQEIAKMREEFEKRFEEMNKRFEANQEENRKIWHEIKLLRIAFSSFTSRAGRYIEKTIMELYKEALKLHGVDPSKVKHGKIVDEKGIVYKGRTYEVDFYETNDYVYLFEVKNFADEGAIEQLEIREKLFASMYNKPVKKFLIANTIEAKVKREAEERGITVIAGLVVK, translated from the coding sequence ATGAGCCAAGAAGACCTCCTGCAGAGGATTCTCAACGACCCACAGCTTCTCTCCGCCCTTGCTGACAGGGTATATGAGAGGATAAGGGAGGACGTGGTAATTAAGAAGATAGAGGAGCTAGAAAAAGTGGTCAAGGCTATCCAAGACGAAATAGCGAAGATGAGGGAGGAGTTTGAGAAGAGATTCTTAGCACTTGAAGAAGAGAACAAGAGGATATGGCAGGAGATAGCGAAGATGAGGGAGGAGTTTGAGAAGAGGTTTGAGGAGATGAACAAGAGGTTTGAGGAGTACGACAAGAAGTTCTGGGAAATCCACGAAGAGACCAAGAAAATATGGCAGGAGATTCAAGCCACAAAGGAGGAGAACAAGAGGATATGGCAGGAGATAGCGAAGATGAGGGAGGAGTTTGAGAAGAGGTTTGAGGAGATGAACAAGAGGTTTGAGGCGAACCAAGAGGAGAACAGGAAGATTTGGCATGAGATAAAGCTCTTGAGGATCGCCTTCTCCTCGTTTACCTCCAGGGCAGGACGTTACATAGAAAAGACAATAATGGAGCTCTACAAGGAGGCCCTCAAGCTACACGGCGTCGATCCCTCGAAGGTAAAGCACGGGAAGATAGTAGACGAGAAGGGGATAGTATACAAGGGGAGGACGTATGAGGTGGACTTTTACGAGACAAACGACTACGTCTACCTGTTCGAGGTCAAGAACTTCGCAGACGAGGGAGCTATTGAGCAACTGGAGATAAGGGAAAAGCTGTTCGCTTCCATGTACAACAAGCCCGTAAAGAAGTTCCTAATTGCCAACACAATAGAGGCTAAGGTGAAGAGGGAGGCAGAGGAACGCGGGATTACCGTAATAGCGGGACTCGTGGTGAAGTAA
- a CDS encoding DedA family protein, which yields MNHALVYSYALLFGLMVLEGIGFPVPSEVIMPYVGYFSRLGSMDLAGGITVGTLGSLVGSIIDYYVALKLGLPFLKKYGRAIRFNERRLALLNKWFDKHGAYAVFGFRFVPEIRALISLPAGLARMNLVKFVVFTALGHLIWDSLLATLGYIYYAQVGYVSKLLETYSAYLFVLGVVVVVVLLVYNLRK from the coding sequence ATGAATCACGCCTTGGTCTACAGCTACGCCCTACTCTTCGGTCTGATGGTGTTGGAGGGGATAGGCTTCCCAGTCCCTAGCGAGGTGATAATGCCCTACGTCGGTTACTTCTCAAGGCTGGGCTCAATGGACTTAGCTGGGGGTATAACTGTGGGGACTCTGGGCAGCCTGGTCGGCTCTATAATAGATTACTATGTGGCGTTGAAGCTCGGTCTCCCATTCCTGAAAAAGTACGGGAGGGCTATAAGGTTTAACGAGAGGAGGTTGGCCCTACTCAACAAGTGGTTTGACAAGCACGGTGCCTACGCCGTCTTCGGGTTCCGCTTTGTTCCTGAGATAAGGGCTTTGATCTCGCTGCCGGCGGGCCTCGCGAGGATGAACTTAGTCAAGTTCGTGGTCTTCACCGCCCTAGGCCACTTAATATGGGACTCCCTCCTAGCCACGCTTGGGTACATCTACTACGCCCAAGTGGGGTACGTGTCGAAGCTCCTCGAGACCTACTCAGCCTACTTGTTCGTGCTTGGCGTCGTAGTTGTCGTTGTACTGTTGGTGTACAACTTGAGGAAATAG
- a CDS encoding 3-methyl-2-oxobutanoate dehydrogenase subunit beta, with the protein MFLRGNAACPGCPIPKELDALLEVTGKKTVLVVPASCTSVILGDTQGGQPATIPVIHSAFAAAPAIASGVASSLRMRGEEDATVVVWAGDGGTGDIGFASLSGAAERNENILYVCYDNEAYMNTGIQRSGLTPYGAWTTTTPSGKREFKKPLPLIIAEHRVPYVATASIAYLNDYQSKVRKAKGKKGFRYIHLLSPCPPGWRFDAGLTVEIAKLAVETGIWPLYEIENGEFRLTSASKVLVDKSKRKPVEAYLRYQGRFSKMTPEEVKALQDYVDKMWEELREMAKK; encoded by the coding sequence ATGTTCCTAAGGGGAAACGCTGCCTGCCCGGGTTGTCCAATACCCAAGGAGCTTGACGCCCTGCTAGAGGTCACGGGCAAGAAGACTGTGTTGGTAGTCCCAGCTAGTTGCACTAGCGTGATCTTGGGTGACACCCAAGGAGGTCAGCCCGCCACAATCCCGGTGATACACAGTGCCTTCGCTGCAGCCCCTGCTATAGCTTCCGGAGTAGCGTCCTCACTCAGGATGAGGGGTGAAGAGGACGCAACAGTGGTGGTGTGGGCAGGCGATGGTGGGACTGGGGACATAGGCTTCGCTTCCCTTAGCGGCGCCGCTGAGAGGAACGAGAACATCCTTTACGTATGCTACGACAACGAGGCATACATGAACACTGGGATACAGAGGTCTGGCCTAACTCCATATGGGGCTTGGACTACAACGACGCCTTCAGGGAAGAGGGAGTTCAAGAAGCCCCTGCCTCTTATCATCGCCGAGCACAGAGTACCATACGTAGCTACGGCGTCAATAGCTTACTTGAACGACTACCAGAGCAAGGTTAGAAAGGCAAAGGGGAAAAAAGGCTTTAGGTACATCCACCTTCTCTCTCCCTGTCCCCCTGGATGGAGGTTCGACGCTGGGCTCACAGTGGAGATAGCAAAGCTCGCAGTTGAGACAGGGATATGGCCACTATACGAGATAGAGAACGGCGAGTTTAGGCTGACGAGCGCTAGCAAGGTTTTGGTGGACAAGAGCAAGAGAAAGCCAGTGGAAGCCTACTTAAGGTACCAAGGTAGGTTCTCCAAGATGACGCCAGAGGAAGTGAAGGCGCTACAGGATTACGTAGATAAGATGTGGGAGGAATTAAGGGAAATGGCAAAGAAGTGA
- a CDS encoding pyruvate ferredoxin oxidoreductase: MLIQKGKALALVGNHAVAYAVKQAKPQVLAVFPITPQTTMLEKLSEYIDNGELKAELIKVESEHSAMAAIFGAALTGSRVFTATASQGLLYMTEMIYWVGGQRVPLVAAVATRAIASPWSIWDDHQDFVSKRDAIWVQMMGENVQDAYDITLMSFRISEDPRVMMPVMMGFDGFILTHTMERVEVLPDSVVDEFLPPREFKLVDFDNPLGIGAVATPDNYARYRKKAMEAMERAKMAIKEVMAKFEEITGRKQYGLTECYMCEDADYLVVGMGAWVGDMRVAVSRLRERGKKVGLLKVKVFRPFPREEVREALKSRKGVVVFDRAYSFGSGGVLSLEVKANAYGLTTPVHTIVAGLGGKDVRPRDIEGTLEDLIEGKLEEERWLA, translated from the coding sequence GTGTTAATTCAAAAGGGCAAAGCACTTGCCTTAGTCGGAAACCACGCAGTTGCCTACGCGGTAAAGCAGGCAAAGCCACAAGTACTCGCGGTCTTCCCCATAACTCCTCAGACCACAATGCTGGAGAAGCTCTCGGAGTACATAGACAATGGGGAGCTGAAGGCAGAGTTAATAAAGGTTGAGAGCGAACACTCGGCGATGGCAGCCATCTTCGGCGCAGCCCTTACAGGCTCAAGGGTTTTCACTGCAACTGCCTCCCAAGGACTCCTCTACATGACGGAGATGATATACTGGGTAGGAGGACAGAGAGTACCATTAGTCGCGGCAGTAGCTACTAGGGCAATAGCGTCCCCTTGGTCTATCTGGGACGACCACCAAGATTTCGTGAGCAAGAGGGACGCCATCTGGGTACAGATGATGGGTGAGAACGTCCAGGATGCCTACGACATAACCTTAATGTCGTTCAGAATATCAGAAGATCCTAGGGTAATGATGCCGGTGATGATGGGCTTCGACGGGTTCATCTTGACCCACACAATGGAGAGGGTCGAAGTCCTCCCAGACAGCGTTGTGGACGAGTTCCTCCCTCCAAGGGAGTTCAAGCTGGTCGACTTCGATAACCCCTTAGGTATAGGGGCGGTAGCTACCCCGGACAACTACGCTAGGTACAGGAAGAAGGCAATGGAAGCTATGGAAAGGGCAAAGATGGCGATAAAGGAGGTGATGGCCAAGTTCGAGGAGATCACTGGGAGGAAGCAGTATGGGCTCACCGAGTGCTACATGTGCGAGGACGCCGACTACCTAGTAGTCGGTATGGGAGCGTGGGTAGGAGATATGAGGGTCGCCGTGTCGAGGCTCAGGGAGAGGGGGAAGAAGGTGGGCCTTTTGAAGGTCAAGGTGTTCAGGCCGTTCCCAAGGGAGGAAGTGAGGGAGGCCTTGAAGAGCAGGAAGGGAGTAGTGGTGTTCGACAGGGCCTACTCCTTTGGCTCTGGAGGAGTGCTCTCGCTGGAGGTTAAAGCGAACGCCTATGGCCTCACCACGCCAGTACACACGATTGTGGCAGGGCTAGGGGGTAAGGACGTGAGGCCAAGGGATATTGAAGGCACGTTAGAGGACTTGATTGAGGGGAAGTTGGAGGAGGAGAGGTGGTTAGCGTGA
- a CDS encoding 4Fe-4S binding protein — translation MIDLSEIPVAKPAKGSAGKTGTWRVLRPVIRYDKCTRCRLCIMYCVENTIDQEPNLYPKIDYDYCKGCGVCAQVCPTRAILMVPEVK, via the coding sequence TTGATTGACCTCTCTGAGATACCCGTGGCAAAACCTGCTAAGGGCTCGGCAGGGAAAACTGGCACGTGGAGGGTGCTTAGGCCCGTAATTAGGTACGATAAGTGCACTAGGTGCAGGCTCTGCATAATGTACTGCGTGGAGAACACAATAGACCAAGAGCCCAACCTCTACCCCAAGATAGACTACGACTACTGCAAGGGCTGTGGAGTCTGCGCCCAAGTATGCCCCACGAGGGCAATACTCATGGTCCCGGAGGTGAAGTGA
- a CDS encoding 2-oxoacid:acceptor oxidoreductase family protein, producing the protein MIELSIKGRGGQGVVTAGELLVASSISEGYYGQSIPFYGGERRGAPVTSEVRLSKEPIFLHRRVYNPDVVAVFDAFLFSATNPLEGLKENGKVLMNSSNPRKVWRETYVVDATKIAQDIGLVIAGWAVVNTAMVGALASLLKEYVDLDALEEVVKEEFPGKLGEMNAEAVSLGYRGVKKVD; encoded by the coding sequence ATGATAGAGCTTTCAATTAAGGGAAGAGGAGGACAGGGCGTTGTAACTGCAGGAGAGCTCCTTGTCGCCTCCTCCATATCGGAGGGCTACTACGGCCAGTCCATCCCCTTCTACGGAGGAGAAAGGAGGGGGGCCCCGGTTACCTCAGAGGTGAGGCTCTCAAAGGAGCCCATCTTCTTGCACAGGAGGGTCTACAACCCAGACGTTGTAGCAGTCTTTGACGCTTTCCTCTTCTCCGCGACGAACCCCCTTGAGGGGCTAAAGGAAAACGGAAAAGTGTTGATGAACTCCTCTAACCCTAGGAAAGTGTGGAGAGAAACCTACGTCGTTGACGCCACCAAGATAGCCCAAGACATAGGGCTAGTGATAGCGGGATGGGCAGTAGTGAACACCGCAATGGTCGGGGCACTGGCAAGTCTGCTAAAGGAGTACGTTGACCTCGACGCCTTAGAGGAAGTAGTAAAGGAAGAGTTCCCTGGTAAGCTGGGGGAAATGAACGCCGAAGCGGTGAGCTTGGGTTACAGGGGAGTGAAAAAGGTTGATTGA
- a CDS encoding dihydrolipoyl dehydrogenase, whose protein sequence is MEDFDVIVLGGGGAGYTTAFELSRGGKKVLLLEPKGVLGGNCLYEGCIPSKTLWYATRFIDAGKRLPFLKVSVDFSKVMEWKDYVQELRFKQHDEELREYDNVTFVKAEGRLVDRSKVKVNDKVYTAKYVVVATGAYPYVPPGFEGGITTHDVLAPHSKFTLPETMAIVGGGYIGVEMSAMMAKFGVKVSLYATHLLNVSQEVQQVLERRLNELGVEVVKERCKGLKVSDGRKRVISEKGERNFDEVLVATGRRPNTSAVEGVVPLGKKGEIEVDYSMRSKVDNVYAPGDVNGRHMLFHVAMLEGWVTAQNILEGGRPVVEMDYNAVPYAVYSDPQVAWTGMWKDEAVKAGYQVEVRRFDLSKDSRAQIDGFAEGWIDVVIEQGSQRILGAQAVGEDADLIIGELALAVGERLTTYDLSRLSQPHPTQLENVTVIMRRVVKTA, encoded by the coding sequence ATGGAAGACTTCGACGTAATAGTGTTAGGCGGTGGGGGCGCTGGGTACACAACTGCCTTTGAGCTCTCCAGAGGGGGAAAGAAAGTCCTCCTCCTAGAGCCAAAGGGAGTTCTCGGCGGCAACTGCCTCTACGAGGGCTGCATCCCCTCAAAGACTCTCTGGTACGCCACTCGTTTTATCGACGCGGGGAAGAGGCTCCCCTTCCTGAAGGTGAGCGTGGACTTCAGCAAAGTAATGGAGTGGAAGGACTACGTACAGGAGCTCAGGTTTAAGCAACACGACGAGGAGCTGAGGGAGTACGATAACGTTACCTTCGTCAAGGCTGAGGGAAGGCTTGTGGACAGGAGTAAGGTCAAGGTAAACGACAAGGTGTACACTGCCAAGTACGTCGTTGTGGCAACTGGCGCCTATCCCTACGTGCCCCCCGGGTTTGAGGGAGGCATAACGACCCACGACGTCCTCGCTCCCCACTCCAAGTTTACGTTGCCGGAGACAATGGCAATAGTCGGCGGAGGGTACATCGGCGTGGAGATGTCGGCCATGATGGCCAAGTTCGGCGTCAAGGTCTCCCTCTACGCTACGCACCTCCTCAACGTCTCCCAGGAGGTACAGCAAGTGCTGGAGAGGAGGCTCAACGAACTGGGGGTTGAGGTGGTGAAGGAGAGGTGCAAGGGCCTTAAGGTCTCCGACGGTAGGAAGAGGGTGATCAGCGAGAAGGGGGAAAGGAACTTTGACGAGGTCTTGGTGGCCACTGGAAGGAGGCCCAACACCTCAGCCGTGGAAGGCGTAGTACCCTTGGGCAAGAAGGGGGAGATAGAGGTGGACTACAGCATGAGGAGCAAGGTGGACAACGTGTATGCCCCAGGGGACGTCAACGGCAGGCATATGCTCTTCCACGTAGCCATGTTAGAGGGCTGGGTAACTGCCCAGAACATTCTCGAGGGAGGTAGGCCCGTGGTTGAGATGGACTACAACGCCGTCCCCTACGCAGTGTACAGCGATCCCCAAGTCGCGTGGACTGGGATGTGGAAGGATGAGGCAGTAAAGGCTGGATACCAAGTGGAGGTTAGGAGGTTCGACTTAAGCAAGGACTCAAGGGCCCAGATAGACGGGTTCGCAGAGGGCTGGATAGACGTGGTAATAGAGCAGGGCTCGCAGAGGATCCTAGGGGCACAGGCGGTAGGAGAAGACGCGGACTTGATCATAGGCGAGCTGGCCTTGGCGGTGGGAGAGAGGCTAACTACCTACGACCTCTCTAGGTTGAGCCAGCCCCACCCCACGCAACTGGAGAACGTAACTGTAATCATGAGGAGGGTGGTGAAAACCGCCTAA
- a CDS encoding MFS transporter, with the protein MFLVRNMDYGFKFLVASRVARSIGLIFVTLSSSLYLSLLGLRPGEIGLVFAGVIASTTLQALTLGALGDRKGYKKALLIGEGFAVVGSLLLSLTSWVPLVVTALIVAGIGGTAGGARGVYSPGLTALVMSNWGEERERVKRIGLLTSVSSISAVGGSLMLSLKSFLPLKGVEAYRLLFAVAFVLLLTSFTSLLFVKERPRPRKTTAFMRESSLRYVAKVIAVNSLGGFGLGLAIPLLPLWFSLRFHLSSFQIGLVFTGNYVATSLGSLFAIKSPFEALRVASVTRLLNGVFLMAMALSPLPLLASALYVARGFNAGFGAPNRTAVNVRGIHEEDYGTASSLQGVATRASQLSSGLGGYLMEVSLPLPLFLGGAFQAASGYLYPKLLGGKNKGEHHGYS; encoded by the coding sequence ATGTTTTTGGTGCGAAACATGGACTACGGCTTTAAGTTCTTGGTAGCGTCTAGGGTTGCAAGAAGTATTGGGCTCATCTTCGTCACCCTCTCCTCCTCTCTTTACCTCTCGCTCTTGGGCTTGAGGCCAGGCGAAATAGGGCTGGTCTTCGCCGGGGTTATAGCCTCCACCACCCTTCAGGCCCTTACGTTGGGCGCCTTAGGGGACAGGAAGGGATACAAGAAGGCGTTGTTAATAGGCGAGGGGTTTGCAGTGGTAGGGTCCCTCCTCCTCTCCTTGACTAGCTGGGTGCCCCTGGTGGTGACGGCGTTAATTGTGGCTGGGATCGGGGGGACTGCTGGGGGAGCGAGGGGCGTTTACTCCCCTGGGCTCACTGCATTGGTAATGAGCAACTGGGGGGAGGAGAGGGAGAGAGTAAAGAGGATAGGGCTCTTGACCTCAGTCTCCTCCATCTCTGCGGTAGGGGGTAGCCTAATGCTGAGCTTAAAGTCCTTCCTGCCATTGAAGGGCGTGGAGGCGTACAGGCTACTCTTTGCTGTTGCGTTTGTCCTCCTCTTAACGTCCTTCACCTCCCTCCTGTTCGTCAAGGAGAGGCCTAGGCCCAGGAAGACTACAGCCTTCATGAGGGAGTCCAGCCTAAGGTACGTAGCCAAGGTAATAGCAGTGAACTCCCTTGGGGGCTTTGGCCTAGGCCTTGCCATACCCCTCCTGCCCTTGTGGTTCTCCCTAAGGTTTCACCTGTCCTCCTTTCAGATAGGGCTAGTGTTCACTGGCAACTACGTGGCCACCTCCCTTGGTTCCCTCTTCGCCATAAAGTCCCCATTCGAGGCGTTAAGGGTAGCGTCAGTAACCAGGCTGTTGAACGGGGTTTTCCTCATGGCAATGGCCCTCTCCCCCTTACCCCTCCTCGCCTCAGCCCTATACGTGGCCAGGGGCTTTAACGCGGGCTTCGGTGCGCCAAACAGGACGGCAGTGAACGTGAGGGGGATTCACGAGGAGGACTACGGTACTGCCTCTAGCCTCCAGGGCGTCGCTACAAGGGCGTCGCAGCTCAGCTCGGGGCTTGGGGGGTACTTGATGGAGGTCTCCCTTCCCCTCCCCCTCTTCTTGGGAGGTGCATTTCAAGCAGCCAGCGGTTACCTCTACCCCAAGCTCTTAGGCGGAAAGAACAAGGGGGAGCACCACGGGTACAGCTAG
- a CDS encoding lysine exporter LysO family protein, producing MDFTATFILLYLVSIALGRKVRIPPVMSDAVVLALIFTISYWGGVEVSSQAVGKIVYLSLFSSVVVVVVTYFIGSLVKLEVKEGKAKVALLTQLKYLLPLVVGIALGIPLKFSLPFDQIIDWELYLLAVVIGISVGRELSVEVLRRITGLAVFSILVAVTGAVVSSVFLYFLGIKPFNLALAVSLGSGWYSYTGPVVAKFYGPVYGVIGFLVNFLREQLTFSLVPVFLKLRSSPLGAIAVGGATSMDTTLGFYVEVLGSEYGVGAMINGVILTLAVPVVLPLVLSA from the coding sequence GTGGACTTCACAGCAACCTTTATACTTCTCTACCTAGTTTCAATCGCCCTAGGTAGGAAGGTGAGGATACCTCCAGTGATGTCGGATGCTGTTGTCCTGGCCTTGATATTTACCATATCCTACTGGGGAGGAGTAGAGGTCTCGTCTCAAGCAGTGGGCAAGATAGTCTACCTCTCCCTATTTTCCTCGGTAGTGGTGGTAGTAGTTACCTACTTTATTGGTTCCCTTGTGAAGCTAGAGGTAAAGGAGGGGAAGGCGAAGGTTGCCCTCTTAACTCAGTTGAAGTACTTGTTACCCCTAGTGGTCGGCATCGCCTTGGGGATACCGCTCAAGTTTTCGCTACCCTTTGACCAGATCATAGACTGGGAGCTCTACCTCCTCGCGGTAGTAATCGGGATAAGCGTAGGGAGGGAGCTGAGCGTGGAAGTCCTAAGGAGGATAACTGGGCTTGCCGTTTTCTCCATCTTGGTTGCAGTAACAGGGGCAGTGGTCTCCTCCGTGTTCCTCTACTTCCTAGGGATAAAGCCCTTTAACCTTGCCCTGGCAGTCTCCCTAGGCTCAGGCTGGTACTCCTACACTGGACCCGTGGTAGCCAAGTTCTACGGCCCCGTGTACGGCGTCATAGGCTTCCTAGTCAACTTCCTCAGGGAACAGTTAACCTTCTCCCTTGTCCCGGTTTTCCTCAAGCTGAGGTCTTCTCCCCTTGGGGCTATAGCGGTAGGAGGGGCTACCTCCATGGACACGACCCTTGGCTTTTACGTGGAGGTTCTGGGCAGCGAGTACGGCGTAGGCGCAATGATAAACGGGGTTATCTTAACCCTAGCTGTACCCGTGGTGCTCCCCCTTGTTCTTTCCGCCTAA
- a CDS encoding FAD-binding oxidoreductase, which produces MDIGVEFTKGEEREDFVGNKVRPSIIFYPRNEGEVAKVVRYAYERGIPVVTWGAGTSLTGAVECNGCILIDVKYMDKILEVNEVDWYARVQPGVNLEYLNRRLAERGFFLPPDPASFFLCTVGGATANSSGGMRGVKYGTFKEWVLAVKVVLPNGKVVKLGEPLRKNRAGYDLVSLFVGSEGTLGVITEIWFRITPLPRRKTFTVMVYVKDVEESGRVIVEVRKRRILPEMAEYLDREVVRALNKHLNAGLKESDGGLMLFSVEEDYLGDLLDVLRGNEVVVAEGEEAERLYSIRAQSAIALRAEAKHMVVEDIVVPVSKLPEAIERLKEVERKYNVRLPVIAHIGDGNLHPNILYDEGEVEGLFEEVANIAIELGGSVSGEHGIGTQKAKVMALQLLKHNGREVLDIMEGIKRLIDPKGIMNPGKYVELAKKYAEGSGENY; this is translated from the coding sequence ATGGACATAGGCGTTGAGTTCACAAAGGGGGAGGAAAGGGAGGACTTCGTGGGGAACAAGGTAAGGCCCTCCATTATCTTCTACCCCAGGAACGAGGGAGAGGTAGCGAAGGTAGTTAGGTACGCTTACGAGCGAGGCATACCCGTGGTAACGTGGGGGGCAGGCACCTCCTTGACGGGGGCAGTTGAGTGCAACGGGTGCATCTTGATCGACGTGAAGTACATGGACAAGATCCTCGAGGTAAACGAAGTTGACTGGTACGCGAGGGTACAGCCTGGCGTCAACTTGGAGTACTTGAACAGGAGGCTAGCGGAGAGGGGCTTCTTCCTTCCCCCAGACCCTGCAAGCTTCTTCCTCTGTACAGTTGGAGGCGCTACCGCAAACTCCTCTGGGGGAATGAGGGGGGTCAAGTACGGCACCTTCAAGGAATGGGTCCTCGCTGTGAAGGTCGTGTTGCCAAACGGGAAGGTGGTGAAGCTTGGGGAGCCCCTGAGGAAGAACAGAGCAGGTTACGACTTAGTTAGCCTCTTCGTAGGTAGCGAGGGGACGCTCGGCGTTATAACTGAGATATGGTTCAGGATAACGCCATTGCCCAGAAGGAAGACCTTCACCGTCATGGTCTACGTGAAGGACGTGGAGGAGTCAGGGAGGGTAATAGTGGAGGTGAGAAAGAGGAGGATACTCCCAGAGATGGCAGAGTACTTGGACAGGGAAGTGGTAAGGGCATTGAATAAGCACTTGAACGCGGGGCTGAAGGAGTCAGATGGAGGTCTAATGCTCTTTTCCGTGGAGGAGGACTACTTGGGAGACCTCCTTGACGTGCTAAGGGGCAACGAGGTAGTAGTTGCTGAGGGGGAGGAGGCGGAGAGGCTCTACTCCATTAGGGCCCAGTCGGCAATAGCTCTTAGAGCTGAGGCAAAGCACATGGTGGTTGAGGACATAGTGGTTCCAGTGTCCAAGTTGCCTGAGGCAATAGAGAGGTTAAAGGAGGTGGAGAGGAAGTATAACGTCAGACTGCCCGTCATTGCTCACATAGGCGACGGGAACCTCCATCCCAATATCCTGTACGACGAGGGGGAGGTGGAGGGGCTGTTCGAGGAGGTAGCCAACATTGCAATAGAGCTGGGCGGTTCGGTGTCAGGGGAACACGGCATTGGAACGCAGAAGGCCAAGGTCATGGCCCTCCAGCTACTCAAGCACAACGGCAGGGAAGTCCTCGACATAATGGAGGGAATAAAGAGGCTCATAGACCCAAAGGGCATAATGAACCCTGGGAAGTACGTGGAGCTAGCTAAGAAATACGCAGAAGGTTCGGGAGAAAACTATTAA
- a CDS encoding LOG family protein codes for MQLGIAAHSGEYSEDMRERVYSFLTTLSEECQELPILFLGGYWGLMKEIVDQATALGFTVVMLLPVEHEEVYPPKGVILVKTGMEFRARSVPLVRSSDAIVALGGGVGTEIEVLMAYGMGKPVYVLVDTGYSTDLLQRVYPEYFDHRAVVKVKYFRDPRAMARDLCGLEEKGRTLDFG; via the coding sequence ATGCAACTGGGGATAGCTGCCCACAGTGGGGAGTACAGCGAGGACATGAGGGAGAGGGTTTACAGCTTCTTGACGACCTTAAGCGAGGAGTGTCAGGAACTGCCTATCCTCTTCCTTGGTGGCTACTGGGGACTCATGAAGGAGATCGTGGATCAAGCTACGGCGTTGGGATTCACCGTGGTCATGTTGCTCCCAGTAGAGCACGAGGAGGTCTACCCACCTAAGGGGGTCATCCTGGTTAAGACGGGCATGGAGTTTAGGGCAAGGTCAGTCCCCCTGGTGAGGTCGAGCGACGCAATAGTCGCCCTAGGAGGTGGAGTAGGGACTGAGATAGAGGTGCTCATGGCCTATGGCATGGGGAAGCCAGTGTACGTGTTGGTGGACACGGGTTACAGCACTGACCTACTACAAAGGGTGTACCCAGAGTACTTTGACCACAGAGCAGTTGTGAAGGTGAAGTACTTCAGGGATCCTAGGGCGATGGCAAGAGACTTGTGCGGGCTGGAGGAAAAGGGGAGGACACTGGACTTCGGGTGA
- a CDS encoding sodium:calcium antiporter — protein sequence MLMYDILVLSAITVVLGLASEALARGAEELEKGLSQGIVGGLVLGLLTSLPETIFVVVALLNEKFSVALGSAIGGNVVLFTFGVGLVGLAYFLKWRTKLRMVGDYKVENRFLLLTTLSLAGVIAYGRLDVWDAVPLLLIYSGYVGYRLRAGEKRSSEGEVNKRKAGFYLLLGSATIVALSDLFVNYLYDTAVILGVSPVWLSLVLTPIASEIEEKVSAIRLATSHAEGGSLAIVSFIGSKIENATVLLALIGVFTDFDLHPALPEVISALIANVIGVVTLLDGKLGAKESVMLIVLYFAMIYFSFLYY from the coding sequence ATGCTCATGTACGATATACTAGTACTCTCAGCAATAACCGTGGTCCTAGGCCTCGCCTCAGAAGCCCTAGCGAGGGGGGCAGAGGAGCTGGAAAAGGGTTTGAGCCAGGGGATTGTGGGGGGCTTGGTGCTTGGGCTTCTGACTTCCCTCCCAGAGACTATATTCGTAGTGGTGGCCCTATTAAACGAGAAGTTCTCCGTAGCCCTTGGCTCAGCCATAGGAGGTAACGTAGTGCTCTTCACCTTTGGGGTGGGGCTGGTGGGGTTAGCGTACTTCTTGAAGTGGAGGACGAAGCTCAGGATGGTGGGTGACTACAAGGTAGAGAATAGGTTTCTCCTCTTGACCACCTTGTCCCTAGCCGGGGTAATAGCCTACGGGAGGCTCGACGTGTGGGACGCCGTACCCCTCCTCCTTATCTACTCCGGATACGTGGGATACAGACTAAGGGCCGGAGAGAAGAGGAGCAGCGAAGGAGAAGTTAACAAGAGGAAGGCTGGGTTCTACTTGCTGTTGGGCTCAGCTACGATAGTCGCCCTCTCAGACCTCTTCGTCAACTACCTCTACGACACGGCAGTTATCCTAGGCGTCTCTCCAGTGTGGCTCTCCCTTGTCTTGACGCCTATTGCCAGCGAGATAGAGGAGAAGGTTTCAGCAATAAGGCTCGCTACCTCCCACGCTGAAGGGGGATCCCTGGCAATAGTGAGCTTCATAGGCAGTAAGATAGAGAACGCCACCGTCCTCCTGGCGTTAATAGGGGTCTTCACAGACTTCGATCTCCACCCAGCGCTGCCGGAGGTGATCTCGGCATTAATAGCCAACGTGATAGGGGTAGTTACCTTGTTGGACGGGAAGCTCGGGGCAAAGGAGTCTGTGATGTTGATAGTCCTTTACTTTGCAATGATCTACTTCTCCTTCCTATATTATTAG